The Sulfurimonas lithotrophica genome includes a region encoding these proteins:
- a CDS encoding F0F1 ATP synthase subunit B, with product MIKIILLPLMVSTYALASGGEGGTDIVQRTVNFALFAGLIWYLVAEPAKAYFKGRSQGIADELQKVKDRLKESDDLKKEALAKVSEAEKFAIELQESSKKENKILNDNIMAQCEKDLVNLTNAQKTHMDFEQRKMVRKVVEDTITKLLAESTNDFDKEAMANVILKKVA from the coding sequence GTGATTAAAATTATACTATTACCGCTAATGGTATCAACATACGCGTTAGCATCTGGTGGTGAAGGTGGCACGGATATAGTTCAAAGAACTGTAAACTTTGCTTTGTTTGCCGGACTTATTTGGTATTTGGTTGCAGAACCTGCTAAAGCTTACTTCAAAGGAAGAAGTCAGGGGATTGCAGATGAATTGCAAAAGGTTAAAGATAGATTAAAAGAATCTGATGACCTTAAAAAAGAAGCACTTGCAAAAGTTAGCGAAGCTGAAAAGTTTGCTATTGAATTGCAAGAATCATCAAAAAAAGAGAATAAAATCTTAAACGATAATATCATGGCACAATGTGAGAAGGATTTAGTTAATTTAACTAATGCACAAAAAACACATATGGATTTTGAACAGCGTAAAATGGTAAGAAAAGTTGTAGAAGATACTATTACTAAATTACTTGCTGAATCAACAAATGATTTTGATAAAGAAGCTATGGCTAATGTTATCTTAAAGAAGGTGGCATAG
- a CDS encoding ParA family protein yields the protein MSEVIVIANQKGGVGKTTTAVNLAASLAVAEKKVLLIDSDPQANATTSLGFHRNDYEFNIYHVLIGTKKLKDIILKSDLPTLHLAPSNIGLVGIEKEYYDADKAKGRELVLKNAIANVKKDYDYIIIDSPPALGPMTINALSASNSVIIPIQCEFFALEGLAQLLNTVKLVRKSINPKLRIKGFVPTMFSAQNNLSKQVFADLRQHFKTKLFRDLEDKIIVVPRNVKLAESPSFGKPAILYDVKSAGSLAYQDLAQAVIA from the coding sequence ATGAGCGAAGTTATAGTAATAGCAAATCAGAAGGGTGGTGTCGGTAAAACAACCACTGCTGTAAATCTTGCCGCTTCACTTGCTGTTGCTGAGAAAAAAGTTCTTTTAATAGACTCAGATCCGCAGGCAAATGCGACTACCTCTTTAGGCTTTCATAGAAACGACTATGAATTTAATATTTACCATGTATTAATAGGTACTAAAAAACTTAAAGATATTATTTTAAAATCAGATCTTCCGACACTGCATCTGGCTCCCTCAAATATAGGTTTGGTAGGAATTGAGAAAGAATACTACGATGCCGACAAAGCAAAAGGTCGAGAACTTGTTCTTAAAAATGCTATTGCAAACGTAAAAAAAGATTATGATTATATTATTATAGATTCACCTCCTGCACTTGGACCGATGACTATAAATGCACTCTCGGCTTCAAATTCGGTTATTATCCCTATTCAGTGTGAATTTTTTGCATTAGAAGGTTTAGCACAACTTTTAAATACCGTTAAACTTGTTAGAAAATCAATTAATCCAAAGCTTAGAATTAAAGGTTTTGTGCCTACTATGTTCTCTGCGCAAAATAATCTTTCTAAGCAGGTATTTGCTGATTTAAGACAACATTTTAAGACAAAGCTATTTCGTGATTTAGAAGATAAAATCATAGTAGTGCCGAGAAATGTAAAACTGGCGGAATCACCTTCTTTTGGAAAACCGGCTATATTATATGATGTAAAATCTGCCGGGTCTTTGGCATATCAAGATTTAGCACAGGCGGTTATTGCATAA
- a CDS encoding FoF1 ATP synthase subunit B', which yields MLDINPILLIATLVVFLTLIATLNSWLYNPLFAYMNKRDDDIKKDMQKAGTNDNEINELNNKAEQIVMDAKLEAATLREKVIADAKELAESKLEAKRAELANEYLEFEKTLDEAKEVLEKDLESQMPIFKDSLNAKFSQL from the coding sequence ATGTTAGATATTAATCCGATATTGCTGATAGCTACATTGGTTGTATTTCTTACACTTATCGCTACTCTTAACAGTTGGCTATATAACCCGTTATTCGCTTATATGAATAAAAGAGATGATGACATTAAAAAAGACATGCAAAAAGCAGGTACTAACGATAATGAAATCAACGAATTAAATAATAAAGCTGAACAAATAGTTATGGATGCTAAACTGGAAGCTGCAACTTTAAGAGAAAAAGTAATCGCAGACGCAAAAGAGTTAGCTGAGAGTAAGTTAGAAGCTAAGAGAGCCGAATTGGCTAATGAATATTTAGAGTTTGAAAAAACTTTGGATGAGGCTAAAGAGGTATTAGAGAAAGATTTAGAGTCTCAAATGCCAATTTTTAAAGATTCACTAAATGCTAAATTTAGTCAACTGTAA
- a CDS encoding biotin--[acetyl-CoA-carboxylase] ligase gives MKITYLKSVDSTQTYLKNLILKSEIKLPHAVCAEIQNAGIGSRNNKWSGIEGNLFLSFAIKLSDLPKDLKLESASIYFAYILKETLAEENSKVFLKWPNDFYVNNKKIGGMITNIVSDVLICGVGLNLVDAPEDFEKLDIVVSKEKLLNSFFKNVQNLISWKQIFSKYKLEFYQNRNFFTHNNTYKVLLSEAELQDDGSIIVNGERIYSLR, from the coding sequence GAAGATAACTTATCTTAAAAGTGTTGACTCGACACAAACTTATCTTAAAAATCTTATTTTAAAATCTGAGATAAAACTACCTCATGCCGTTTGTGCCGAGATACAAAATGCGGGCATTGGAAGCAGAAACAACAAATGGAGCGGGATAGAAGGTAATCTGTTTTTATCTTTTGCAATAAAACTGAGTGATTTGCCAAAAGATTTAAAACTAGAATCTGCTTCTATATATTTTGCATATATTTTAAAAGAAACTCTTGCAGAAGAAAATTCAAAAGTTTTTTTGAAATGGCCCAATGATTTTTATGTTAATAATAAAAAAATAGGCGGTATGATTACAAATATAGTCTCAGATGTTCTAATTTGCGGAGTTGGTTTAAACTTAGTAGATGCACCTGAAGATTTTGAAAAACTTGATATTGTTGTATCTAAAGAAAAGTTATTAAATAGTTTTTTTAAAAATGTTCAAAATTTAATCTCATGGAAGCAAATTTTTAGCAAATATAAGTTAGAATTTTATCAAAACAGAAACTTTTTTACACATAATAATACTTATAAGGTTTTATTATCAGAAGCTGAGCTTCAAGATGATGGCTCTATAATTGTTAACGGTGAAAGGATATATAGTCTAAGATGA
- a CDS encoding F0F1 ATP synthase subunit delta has translation MSELIAKRYIKALKNDMDAKALENISEIFSGLALSFKDEKFLNVISNPAVSSQDKTNIILDAVKSAKSEKVNNFIKLLGENNRLNVIPSLSAALNKDIAQSTKTYTGVVYSDSDIDASVIKNLGDGLGKKYDSKITLDFVKSEFNGIKVDVEDLGIEINFSKSRINDQIIEHIAKAI, from the coding sequence ATGAGTGAATTAATTGCAAAAAGATATATAAAAGCTTTAAAAAACGATATGGATGCTAAAGCCTTAGAAAACATAAGTGAAATATTTTCAGGCTTGGCTTTATCTTTTAAAGATGAAAAATTTTTAAATGTTATTTCAAATCCGGCTGTAAGTTCTCAAGATAAAACAAATATTATATTAGATGCAGTAAAATCTGCAAAATCTGAAAAAGTTAATAACTTTATTAAGCTGCTTGGTGAGAATAACCGTTTAAATGTTATTCCTTCTTTATCGGCTGCATTAAATAAAGATATTGCACAAAGTACTAAAACTTATACAGGTGTAGTATATAGTGATAGCGATATCGATGCTTCTGTTATAAAAAATTTAGGTGATGGTTTAGGGAAAAAATATGACTCTAAAATTACACTTGATTTTGTAAAGAGTGAGTTTAACGGTATTAAAGTAGATGTTGAAGATTTAGGTATTGAAATTAATTTTTCAAAATCAAGAATTAACGACCAAATTATAGAACATATTGCAAAAGCAATATAA
- a CDS encoding ParB/RepB/Spo0J family partition protein — MKSQKLGRGLDALLGEIDEAYDNEGSSKDSIIELDLKSIRPNPYQPRKHFDDEALGELANSIKHDGLIQPIVVTEDVDGYILIAGERRYRASKLAKLKTIRAIIQNSDEQKMRQFALIENIQRQELNSIELANAYGELLKLHNITQEELGSKIHKSRTHITNTIRLLQLSPKTQKALIEGKITAGHAKVLVGLDERQQQLVVNSIVGQKLSVREVESMIKSLKNEQFSSNKLNKETAKKLDFTNIQTKFDDLGFKVKSSQNKLTIEFKDNSDIEKLLTYLNNL, encoded by the coding sequence ATGAAGTCGCAAAAGTTAGGACGCGGTTTAGATGCACTCCTTGGTGAAATAGATGAAGCTTATGATAATGAAGGTTCTTCAAAAGATTCTATAATAGAACTTGATTTAAAATCAATTCGTCCAAACCCTTATCAACCCAGAAAGCATTTTGATGATGAAGCACTTGGAGAACTTGCCAACTCTATCAAACATGATGGACTTATTCAACCTATAGTAGTTACCGAAGATGTAGATGGTTATATTTTAATAGCCGGAGAGAGAAGATATCGTGCTTCTAAGCTTGCTAAACTTAAAACAATCCGTGCAATTATTCAAAACTCGGATGAGCAAAAGATGCGTCAATTTGCTCTAATTGAGAATATTCAGCGTCAAGAGTTAAATTCTATAGAATTGGCAAATGCATATGGGGAACTTTTAAAACTTCATAATATAACTCAAGAAGAATTAGGATCTAAAATTCATAAAAGCCGTACGCATATTACAAATACAATAAGACTTCTTCAATTATCGCCAAAAACGCAAAAAGCATTAATAGAAGGTAAAATAACGGCAGGTCATGCTAAGGTTTTAGTTGGACTTGATGAACGTCAACAACAACTTGTCGTAAATTCAATAGTAGGTCAAAAGCTGAGTGTTCGTGAAGTTGAATCTATGATAAAAAGCTTAAAAAATGAACAATTTTCTTCAAATAAGCTGAATAAAGAAACAGCAAAAAAGCTAGATTTTACAAATATTCAGACAAAATTTGATGATTTGGGATTTAAAGTTAAAAGCTCTCAAAATAAGCTGACTATCGAATTTAAAGACAACTCAGATATAGAAAAACTACTCACTTATTTAAACAATCTATAA